A window of the Tachysurus fulvidraco isolate hzauxx_2018 chromosome 6, HZAU_PFXX_2.0, whole genome shotgun sequence genome harbors these coding sequences:
- the gpbar1 gene encoding G-protein coupled bile acid receptor 1, with product MDSVDQREQEKLIMFISFPLSSIIILTNLLIIIGIACNKQLHDTPNYFFLSLLVADLCTGLALPFIPLMGLNRSLNFESCLVVHIFPNFLLLSFLFNLVMVHYERYLCIVHPLHYSQFWVHRCFPAALLAVWIPPLLYASLPAFGWNNWNEILDANTSHANVCDYNSREPGSGHNCSGNTNDEEDYCFYNKIFPKPFIYLEVYGLLLPAIFSILAMTGKVLWITRKQLRDICKLNRSVEHSRASEHEHSLNLRYTKCVAAVSLTFLVCWVPYIVYLHVSVMLFRGAGTRYSSLNIILSCTGIGSMAIIPIILSFANRQYTEPVRNLLIKIRTRCTKVQDLRNPT from the coding sequence ATGGACTCGGTGGAccagagagagcaggagaagcTTATCATGTTTATTAGCTTTCCGCTGTCCTCCATCATTATTCTAACCAACCTGCTCATCATCATTGGTATCGCCTGCAACAAACAGCTCCATGACACACCAAACTACTTCTTCCTGAGCCTGCTAGTGGCAGATCTCTGCACAGGCCTCGCTCTGCCTTTTATCCCTCTCATGGGTCTCAATCGCTCGCTGAATTTTGAGTCCTGCCTGGTAGTACACATCTTCCCCAATTTCCTCTTACTGTCCTTCCTCTTCAACCTGGTCATGGTACACTATGAGCGGTATCTGTGCATCGTCCATCCACTGCACTACAGCCAGTTTTGGGTGCACCGCTGCTTTCCAGCTGCACTTTTAGCTGTTTGGATTCCTCCTCTACTCTATGCTAGTTTACCCGCATTCGGATGGAACAACTGGAATGAAATCTTGGATGCTAATACATCCCATGCTAACGTTTGTGACTACAATTCAAGAGAACCAGGAAGTGGACATAACTGCTCAGGAAACACAAACGATGAGGAGGATTATTGCTTCTACAATAAGATTTTTCCCAAACCCTTTATCTACTTGGAAGTTTATGGGCTACTTTTGCCTGCCATCTTCTCCATCCTGGCCATGACAGGCAAAGTTCTCTGGATTACTCGAAAGCAACTGCGTGACATTTGTAAGCTTAATCGGTCTGTGGAGCACAGCAGGGCCTCAGAACATGAACATAGCCTCAATCTGCGATACACAAAGTGTGTTGCTGCTGTCTCACTCACCTTCCTGGTCTGTTGGGTTCCCTACATCGTCTACTTGCATGTCTCCGTTATGTTGTTTCGAGGAGCTGGAACGAGATACTCGTCACTTAACATCATTCTCTCGTGCACGGGAATCGGAAGCATGGCCATCATTCCCATCATACTCAGTTTTGCCAATAGGCAGTACACAGAGCCAGTACGCAATCTGCTGATAAAAATCAGGACTCGCTGCACTAAAGTGCAGGATCTCAGGAATCCTACCTGA